DNA sequence from the Candidatus Brocadia sp. genome:
AAAAGTCGCTGACGGAGGCAGCCTCATTTTGACTCATGAACATATTAATCAAATATCTTACCTTATTATCTTTACTCCTGAGTATTATTTTCTTTTCTCTCAATATTAATGCCAAAGAGGGGAAATGGAAATATTACGCAACTGGTGAGGACCGTACGAAGCATTATTACGATCCGGAAAGTGTAGTATATATCTCCGGTAATATTGTTAGGGTATGGGAAAAAACGACTACTTCTGAGGCATCAACTTCTCTAACGAAAGAATTGGAGACTCTTCGGGAAATAGATTGTTCCAGACGAAGGTATCGTGTTCTTGAAATGCGGGTAGAGTTTAGAGATGGAAGCGAAAAGGAACAGTCTTTTTCTGGCCCTAAATGGATGGATATTACGCGAAATACGTGGTTAGATACTCTTTATGAGATTTTATGTAAGGGAAAATAAAAATTTATAATAAGTTTGTTTATATTGAGAGGTACAGAGTTAATAAACCCTCAAGAGATTGGTGGAACCTGGTTTCCAGACGGGGACGCCACCAGTGATGGCTAATGTTTCTTCCTTGCTGATATAACCAGCCTGCCTGGCGGCCTCGATACCCTTTTTCATCATATCGTCGGTGTTTTGCATAGGTTCGGTAAGTATGGGGATGACGCCCCATACCAGCGCAAGCCTTCTATAGGTATTGAGTGATGGAGTAACGGCAAGGATGATTTGTTTGGGCCGGTGTTTGGAAACAAACCGTGCTGTGCTTCCCGTTTGAGTGCAGGTAATAATGGCTTTAATATTAAGGTCATCAGCAACCTGACAGGTCGCACTGCTTATAGCATCGGGTATTGTGACTGTGCTACCCGGTATTCGAACCGTTTCTAAGTTATTTTTTTTGATCAGTCCAGGTTCAACTTCTCTGGCAATTTTCGATAACATACGTACAGACTCGATGGGATAGCGACCTTTGGCCGTTTCTTCCGAGAGCATGACTGCATCGCTTCCATCAAAAATGGCGTTGGCTACGTCAGTCACTTCTGCACGGGTAGGTCTGTAATTGTTGATCATGGATTCCAGCATTTGTGTGGCGGTAATGACTGGCTTACAATAACTGTTAGCAATGCGAATGATCTTCTTTTGAACAAGGGGGATCCTTTCCATGGGTATTTCTACTCCTAAATCTCCCCTTGCCACCATAATAGCATCAGCGATTTTTATAATATCCTCAAGATGATCAAGCGCTTCATGTTTTTCAATCTTGGCGATAACCGGTATGTCTTTATTCCTCTGATGGATAAGCTCCTTAAGCTGTAAGATATCATCCTCGTTTTTAACAAAAGACAGTGCCACATAATCCACATCATGCTCAATTCCAAAGTCAAGGTCTTTTTTGTCTTTTTCGGTGAGAGAGGTTATGGGCAGGCTTCTTGTTGGTATGTTGATTCCCTTTCTGGCGCTCAATACGCCACCAACAATAACCTGACAGAGAATATTAGTTTTATCTTTATGAACGACCTTTAATTCAATCTCTCCATCACAAAGTAAGATAGTATCTCCTGTAAAAACATACTCGGGTAAAAGTGGGTAAGTAACAGACGCTATCTGTTCATTTCCTTCTAAAACTTTGTTTGTAAGTGTAAATAAGTCATTGGCTTTTAATGTAACGGATTCCCTGGATAACGCTCCTATCCTGATTTTTGGACCTGATAAATCCTGGATAATTGCAACTGGTTTTTTTAACTGTGCAGAAATAAGACGTATATTTTTAATAATATCTTTGTGATCTGGTAATGTGCCATGAGAGAAATTTAACCGCGCTACATTCATGCCCGCATGTATCAGTTCCTCAATCATGAATGGGGAATTACAGGCAGGTCCAATAGTACAAACAATTTTGGTTTTGGAGAGATTATTCATTATAAAAATTTTGTCTTATAAAAATACAGATAGCCATATACTTGGGTATTTATAGTATTGGCACGAAAATATACTCTACAGTCAATTACTCTATAAAAACTTCTTTTTTATGTAAGTTTTTTACCTCCCCTTTATCGTTCGACTGAGCTCATGACGAAGTCCCCTCCTTGCGAATGAGGAACAAGGAAAGATTATTTATTGTCATTTACCACCCCTTTCATCCCCTCCTTATGAAGGAGGGGAAAAGGGGTGGTTTTGGGTTGCGGCTTCGCTGCGTTACGCAGTTCTTCAGGACATCTGGTAGCCACAACTTTTAGAAGAACAATGTTCTGCAGGTTATAGCTGCAGCTACCAACTTTGACGTTTTTAGCAGGTAGAGGGGTGTGAATACGCAAGAAACTTATTAAAAAAGAAGTGTAAAATAATGCTAATTTTTGATATTCCAGCCTGCAGATTAAGCCCAATAATCAATCTGCAAATTACTAAGGTTTTTCAACTGAATAGCCTTCTGACTTCCACTGATTAATACCCCCTTCAACATTATACAATTCTTTCAATCCTTTGTCTTTCAGTATCTCACATGCCCTGGCGCTGCGTTTTCCCTTTGCACAATGGACAATCACTTTCTTGTCTTTGGGAATTTTATTGAGGTTTGCTTCCAGTTCCTGGATCGGAATGAGATTGGCACCCTTAATGTGAGCTTCATTATATTCCTCTTTCGTTCGCACATCCAGTATGAACACATCCTTTTCCTTCTCGATTAATTCCTTGGCCTGCCTGGCAGAGATATTCCTTACCTCTGTTTGTGTTTTTGTACTGCCTTCCTCAGCGTGGAGTTTTTTAAAACCGAGCATGCCGGTAACTGTGCTTAAAAATAAGATTACACCCACAGATAAAACTATTACCTTACGTAAATTTCTTTTCATATCCATGAAACACTCCTTATTTATTTGTTTCTCTGCGACCTCTGCGACCTCTGCGGTGTGACTATTACTATTTTTGTTTAAGATCCGACGTGGGCGTGGCAAAACTCTTCGTAATCAATGAGTTCCTTAATCGTAGCTTTATCGCTGCATACCGGACAACTGGGATTCTTATGTATTTTGACCTTTTTAAAATCCATGTTCAGGGAGTCATAAATAAGCAATTTCCCTTTTAATATTTGCCCCTTGCCCAGGATAAGTTTTACAACTTCTGTGGCCTGGATAGAACCAACCACGCCGGGCAAAACCCCCAAGACCCCGGCTTCCTGGCATGACGGTACCAGACCCGGTGGAGGTGGTGTTTCGTATAAGCAGCGGTAACATGGTCCATCAAACGGTACAATGGTAGTGACCTGTCCTTCGAATCTGAATATGGAACCATGTGACAGCGGTTTTTTGAGGAATACACACGCATCATTAACAAGATACCTCGTAGGAAAGTTATCAGCCCCATCAAGGATGACATCATAGTCTTTGATGATATCCATGATATTGTCTGAATTTAAACGTTCTGTATAAGGAATTACCTTTATATCCGGATTTAATGCCTCCAGGGTTTCCTTGGCTGAGATAGCCTTAGAGCGCCCCACATCTTTGGTAGAATGGAGTATCTGCCGTTGCAGGTTTGAATGATCCACACAATCACTGTCGGCAAGGCCGATCTTTCCTATACCGGCTGCGGCAAGGTAAAATGCAGCAGGAGAGCCCAGTCCTCCTGCACCCACCAAAAAAACCTTGGCATTCAAAAGCTTTTGCTGTCCCTTTCCACCTACTTCGGGGAGGATGATATGCCGTGAATAACGTTTTATCTGTTCTTCTGTAAATGGTGATGACATCTTGTTTCCTTAGGTATTAAGCATTTTAAAAGTATTAAAAATATATGGAATCGCGTCTTTTAAATTATTACATACTTTCTGACGTAACATAACATAGCGCAGCATAGCCGCAACCAACGATAACCACCCCTTTTTCCCCTCCTTCATAAGGAGGGGATGAAAGGGGTGGTAAATGACAATAAATAATCTTTCCTTGTTCCTCCTTCGCAAGGAGGAGACTTCGTCGTGAGCTCGTCGAACGATGAAGGGGAGGTAAAAAACTTACACAAAAAAGAAGTTTTTATTGGGTAATATTATAAAAAAGGCCATGTCATGGTATATGACATAACCTCGGCCTTAGTTTTGGGAATTAGTTTTTCATCGAGAGTTAAGCAAAATTATTGCAAACCAAAAAATCGTTACTTATTGGAAAATAATAACAAACGATAGATTATTATTCAATAGATTTTACTTGCTGATATCCCATTTACAAGGCACAGTGTATTCATTATACGTGAATCACGTTAATTTTGGAAAGTTCGTCTATACCCAATCCCAGCGCGGCAGCAGTGGAGATATATTTGGGCTCTCGATTTGCCTGTTTTAGTGACGGAAGTTTCGTCTCTTTCCGTTTTTCTTCGACAATAGTATGGCATACCCTATCTAAGGCCACAGGGTCTCTGCCTACGATAATTCCGTTGTAATTCCATGTCCACTGCGGTTTGTAACCAGGCCCCCCCTGGTACTGTGCAAGAATTGCGTCACATACAATCAACCTTACCTTGTCTGCAATATACGAATGTGTATTCAATTCAGCAATAAACGGATTGCAGTTATTCCCATGATATTTATTAGGATTATGAATAACGCCAAAAAAATTCTTCATTGCCACGCTTATCCCGGCCAGGTCATGGTCTTTTAAGACGGGAACATTAATAATAGCTGTACAGAAACGCGATACTATCTTACTAAAGCACGTTCCTACACTACCTGCCAATTGTGGCTCTGCCTCATAACCACCGCCAGGGATTTCATCTGTGCCGAAACACTGGATTCCTTCAGTCTTGCGGCGGACACGGAATCCAGCGGTCTCAAGCTCCCGGCCAAAACGCTCAAAAACAATAATATTTTTATCTTTAACGCCCGCTAGCTTTAGACCTTGAATAATAGATTCCACAACCGCAACATGAGGAGACATCGTCTTGCCTGATAGGCAGTTTAACTTTATGCCGACAATATCGTTAGGTTTAAAAAGGGCTTGCCATGCCTTTTCTTGTGACACGGCGTTTGTCAGCTGCATTACTGCTTTATGCAGTAATCCCGAAACGAATGACTCTTTTAAATTCCTTGTTTCTGTAAACAAGTTGTCATCACGTGCAATTACTACCGTGGCAGGGTTAATCGTGGATATATCTTCTCCCCACGTAATAAGGGAGGTATTCGTCAGGCATTTCCCAATGATTGAAGAAGCATAAATACCGCTTCCCGTCAGTAAAGCTTTTTTAAGAAATAATCTTCTTTCCTCGTTTATTTTCATCATTTGTCTGTTAAAAGGGAAAAGGTATTAATTTATTTTTTCTGAAAGATATCTTTCAGTTGCTCACTCACAAACTCCTGTTTGGATGTGTAATGGACGAGAAACTCAATTTCTCTTCGATTGTGTTCCCCAATAAGAGTTTGGGACAAGCAGTAATAGTTTGTTTAAAGGCAATTTCCAGCGGCTAAAATTTTAGGGATAAAGTGTTTACCATATTGCCAGTGGTTTTGTTTATAAATTATTGATAGATTTATAGGATTTATCATAAAAGCAATCTCATAAAAAGTCAATAAAGTTATCAGTAAGAAACACCATGGAATTTGTGGGTAAACACTCTGGCAATTTTAAATACTTCCTTGCAATACCCCCTATATTTTGTTTTAATAAAGAAATGCTATTAAAAGTCTTCCCGGAAATAACACGTCTGTAATGGTATGCCTTGTCAGAAACAGAAAGGCACTATAGATTCACACGCGCTACCTTTAATCAATGATCATGAGTCATATTAAACCTTTTTTTTGTCTTTCAGTTTCTTTCCTGGTATTAGTGTTTAGCGGTTGTACAACGGTAAAATATTATCCCGGCAATTTTGTAGAATCACTCCAGCATCCCACCAAATTTCCTGTAGTCTTCTCCGCCGATGTCCAAAACATTGAAGAGATTGCAAACAAAAATCCACTTGGTGAAGACGAAGATGTGAAGATTACCGATGTGGGTGAGAATAAAAATTCAAGTATGCACCTGATCCAGGTCCGTGAGAATGGAGAACTGCGTCCTCATTACCACAAACGTCATGATGAAGTTATTTATGTTAAAAAGGGGAGTGGAATTGCCACCCTCAATGGTACACGATATCTGATAAAACCGGGTTCTATCCTGCAAGTTCCCGGTAAAACGGTGCATAAATTCCTTAATACCGGCAGTGAGCAATTTATGGCCGTTTCTATTATTTCTCCGCCATTTGACGGGAGAGACGAAAAGATTATCAAGGAAAAGAAAAAAGCTGGCAGGCATATAAAAGAAGAAAAAAGACTCGCCACGAAAAAACCTGAAAAGACTGAAGAAAAAAGAGTTGTCTCAGATACAAACAAAGAAGATGACGCAGAAGAAATCGGGACACCTATGGTTAAATCAGATAAAGTTGCAGTAAAGAAGTTGAATAGGCCTGTCCCTGAAGAATGGGATTATGATGCTGAAAAGCCATCACTTTCCTCGAGAAAGATATCGCCGCAAGAAGGGAAAAAGAAACAAGAAAATATAGCAGATGTCACAGAACCCGCAACAAACCTTGAAGATGTGCATGAAAAGCTTGCAAAATTAGTGGAACTCAGGGAG
Encoded proteins:
- a CDS encoding DUF362 domain-containing protein is translated as MMKINEERRLFLKKALLTGSGIYASSIIGKCLTNTSLITWGEDISTINPATVVIARDDNLFTETRNLKESFVSGLLHKAVMQLTNAVSQEKAWQALFKPNDIVGIKLNCLSGKTMSPHVAVVESIIQGLKLAGVKDKNIIVFERFGRELETAGFRVRRKTEGIQCFGTDEIPGGGYEAEPQLAGSVGTCFSKIVSRFCTAIINVPVLKDHDLAGISVAMKNFFGVIHNPNKYHGNNCNPFIAELNTHSYIADKVRLIVCDAILAQYQGGPGYKPQWTWNYNGIIVGRDPVALDRVCHTIVEEKRKETKLPSLKQANREPKYISTAAALGLGIDELSKINVIHV
- the pyk gene encoding pyruvate kinase, which codes for MMNNLSKTKIVCTIGPACNSPFMIEELIHAGMNVARLNFSHGTLPDHKDIIKNIRLISAQLKKPVAIIQDLSGPKIRIGALSRESVTLKANDLFTLTNKVLEGNEQIASVTYPLLPEYVFTGDTILLCDGEIELKVVHKDKTNILCQVIVGGVLSARKGINIPTRSLPITSLTEKDKKDLDFGIEHDVDYVALSFVKNEDDILQLKELIHQRNKDIPVIAKIEKHEALDHLEDIIKIADAIMVARGDLGVEIPMERIPLVQKKIIRIANSYCKPVITATQMLESMINNYRPTRAEVTDVANAIFDGSDAVMLSEETAKGRYPIESVRMLSKIAREVEPGLIKKNNLETVRIPGSTVTIPDAISSATCQVADDLNIKAIITCTQTGSTARFVSKHRPKQIILAVTPSLNTYRRLALVWGVIPILTEPMQNTDDMMKKGIEAARQAGYISKEETLAITGGVPVWKPGSTNLLRVY
- a CDS encoding cupin domain-containing protein, translating into MIMSHIKPFFCLSVSFLVLVFSGCTTVKYYPGNFVESLQHPTKFPVVFSADVQNIEEIANKNPLGEDEDVKITDVGENKNSSMHLIQVRENGELRPHYHKRHDEVIYVKKGSGIATLNGTRYLIKPGSILQVPGKTVHKFLNTGSEQFMAVSIISPPFDGRDEKIIKEKKKAGRHIKEEKRLATKKPEKTEEKRVVSDTNKEDDAEEIGTPMVKSDKVAVKKLNRPVPEEWDYDAEKPSLSSRKISPQEGKKKQENIADVTEPATNLEDVHEKLAKLVELREEGTISAEEYEEKKDALVGGRDIGDLPELKGHAKGKMPVEDESVLDQALLNNDISDENQDTVPGTPDLVDESEPAEHEVASEEKESLEDKLKILEEMRQENLITEEDYADKKKELVGIPEREESGATVAESINSDERIQELKELYDQELITEEDYKHKLKELTEAQDPSPEIPGDEEQASSLPSNDTIEDERISELKALYDEGLLTQEDYAFKLKELTGAETQNSSPGISPGNEIKNEKVSELNELKEQGLISEEDYEFKKAQLLGN
- the moeB gene encoding molybdopterin-synthase adenylyltransferase MoeB, yielding MSSPFTEEQIKRYSRHIILPEVGGKGQQKLLNAKVFLVGAGGLGSPAAFYLAAAGIGKIGLADSDCVDHSNLQRQILHSTKDVGRSKAISAKETLEALNPDIKVIPYTERLNSDNIMDIIKDYDVILDGADNFPTRYLVNDACVFLKKPLSHGSIFRFEGQVTTIVPFDGPCYRCLYETPPPPGLVPSCQEAGVLGVLPGVVGSIQATEVVKLILGKGQILKGKLLIYDSLNMDFKKVKIHKNPSCPVCSDKATIKELIDYEEFCHAHVGS
- a CDS encoding rhodanese-like domain-containing protein; amino-acid sequence: MDMKRNLRKVIVLSVGVILFLSTVTGMLGFKKLHAEEGSTKTQTEVRNISARQAKELIEKEKDVFILDVRTKEEYNEAHIKGANLIPIQELEANLNKIPKDKKVIVHCAKGKRSARACEILKDKGLKELYNVEGGINQWKSEGYSVEKP